The following is a genomic window from Thermodesulfobacteriota bacterium.
TTGGTTGATCATATATAGGCCAATGAAAGCGCATTCGGAAAATTATTTACCGGCTATCCGGAAGACAACGCACGGGCTTTATTCCTTCGGCTTCTATGAACCGTTGAGCGCTGCGACGCTGGGCGCTTTTGTGGAAATATTCCAGAAAGGGTCATATAAAGCATCTGAACGACTTGAGGGCCGGGCGGCGCCGCAATTCGCGTCTAGTCCCGAAACCGGCCCGGTGGTTATCAAGTTTTATAAACGCGGCGGGTGGATGTCCCGGTTGAACCGGGACATTTATTTGCGGACGTTGCGCGTTCGTTCCCGAAGAGAGTTTGAATGCCTGGCATGGGCGAAGAAAGCCGGAGTCAGCGTACCGGTTCCTGTGGCCTACGCCAGTCATGGACTGCTATGGTATCGGGCCTGGCTGATAACCAGGGAAATCCCCGGGCACATTCCCTTCGTTCGGTTCTGCGTTACGCAGCAGGAGCAGTCTCTGCGCCTGATTCCGGAGATTGCCCGCCATATCCGCCTGCTGATCAACGCCGGCATTCATCATGTAGATCTTCATCCCGGCAATGTTCTGGTCGATCAAGACCGCAGAATTTATCTGATCGATTTTGACAAAGCCCGCATCCGTTCGTCGGCCGGTCAGGCACTGGCCCGAAAATATCAGCGGCGATGGGCCAGGGCCGTTCGCAAGTACCGGCTGCCGGATATCTTCGCGGATCTGGGCCTGACGGAAGCGTGACGCGCCAGGATCGATTGACACGAAAGGCCGGCCTTGTTATAGGTTATGCCCGACAGCAAATACTGGAAAGGACTCACTGATTTTGCGGAAAAAGTTTGCTTCGCATATCACCCGTATCCCTTATCGTCATATTGCCGCCATCGGCAGAATCGTGGGGCTGCTGATATATTACATGGATGTCCGGCATCGGCGAATCGTCCGGCGGAATCTGGCGTTTGTTTATCCGGACTGGTCGTCGGAAAAGGTCAGAGAAACATCCCGGCGGATTTTTCAGAACCTGGGGATTACCCTGATCGAGATATGTCAGATGACCTGTTTTTCAGGAGACGATATCCTGAAAAAAGTGACGGTCAGGGGCGAAGAACATCTGCGGGAAGCCATGAGCGGGCACCGGGGCGTGGTGCTGATCTCCGCCCATCTGGGAAACTGGGAAGTGGTACCGCTGTTCTGGCCCTTGTACTTCAAGACGGCGGTGGCCGTTGTCGCCCGGGAACTCGAGAATAAATTCGTCGATAAATGGGTATACGGTCTGCGGAGCCGGTTCGGGAGCGAGGTGATCTACAAGGACGAGGCCATGTCCGACATGATCCGGGCCCTGCGCCAGGATAAGGCCCTGGCGGTTCTGGTGGATCAGGGAACAAAAAGCTCCCTGGGGGTCAAGATCAAGTTCTTTGACCGGTATGTGACCGCCACCGCCGGTGCTTCCCTGCTGGCCATGCGCTGCAAAAGCCCGGTCCTGCCCGGTTTCTGCGTCCGAAACGGCGACGGCAATTTTACCCTTCAGATCGGAAAACCCCTGCCCATGGCACGGACCGGCGACCTTCGCGCCGACCTGGCGAAGAACACCCAGGTCATGACCGACGCGATTGAAGGGGCGGTCAGGGCTTATCCGGAGCAGTGGTTCTGGGTTCACAAACGGTGGAGAAAATATTATCCCCATCTTTACCCGGAAGACATCGCCAAAAGGAAGCGGCGCCGGATGAAAAAAAACAAAAAGCTGGGGCTGCCTCCTCCGGCCGGCTTAAAGTGACGGGATTCAGGTAAGGCCAATGCCGCCAACGGATCTGACCATCATCATCGTCAACTGGAACACCCGGGACCTGGTGCTCAGGTGTCTGGAGTCGATTTTTACGTGCATCGAAACCTTGAGCTATGGAGTGGTGGTGGTCGACAATGCCTCGTCCGACGGCAGCGCCGAAGCCGTCCGCGAGCGATTCCCTCAGGTAAGGCTGATCGTCAACCAGAATAACGAGGGGTTTGCCGGGGCCAACAACCAAATCCTGCCGCAGGTTTCCTCCCGCTATGCCATGCTGCTCAACTCGGACACGGAACTGATAAAAGGCGCCGTCGAAACGCTGGTCGGATTCATGGATGAGAACCCC
Proteins encoded in this region:
- a CDS encoding lipopolysaccharide kinase InaA family protein → MKAHSENYLPAIRKTTHGLYSFGFYEPLSAATLGAFVEIFQKGSYKASERLEGRAAPQFASSPETGPVVIKFYKRGGWMSRLNRDIYLRTLRVRSRREFECLAWAKKAGVSVPVPVAYASHGLLWYRAWLITREIPGHIPFVRFCVTQQEQSLRLIPEIARHIRLLINAGIHHVDLHPGNVLVDQDRRIYLIDFDKARIRSSAGQALARKYQRRWARAVRKYRLPDIFADLGLTEA